One part of the Hippoglossus hippoglossus isolate fHipHip1 chromosome 11, fHipHip1.pri, whole genome shotgun sequence genome encodes these proteins:
- the txnl4a gene encoding thioredoxin-like protein 4A yields MSYMLPHLHNGWQVDQAILSEEDRVLVIRFGHDWDPTCMKMDEVLYSIAEKVKNFAVIYLVDITEVPDFNKMYELYDPCTVMFFFRNKHIMIDLGTGNNNKINWTMEDKQEMIDIVETVYRGARKGRGLVVSPKDYSTKYRY; encoded by the exons ATGTCGTACATGCTCCCTCATCTCCACAATGGCTGGCAGGTTGACCAAGCCATCCTGTCCGAGGAGGACCGAGTGCTCGTCATCCGCTTCGGACACGACTGGGACCCGACGTGCATGAAGATGGACGAGGTCCTGTACAGCATCGCAGAAAAG GTGAAGAACTTTGCCGTCATTTACCTGGTGGACATCACAGAAGTTCCCGACTTCAACAAGATGTACGAGTTGTACGACCCCTGCACTGTCATGTTCTTCTTCAG GAACAAACACATCATGATTGATTTGGGCACCGGTAACAACAACAAGATCAACTGGACGATGGAGGACAAGCAGGAGATGATAGACATTGTTGAAACCGTGTACCGAGGAGCAAGAAAGGGACGAGGTCTGGTGGTGTCTCCGAAGGATTATTCTACAAAATACAGATAttga